The nucleotide window GCCTGTGGCGCTGGTGGAGGGCGATTACCGCAATATAAAGATCACCACCTCGATCGATCTGGCGATCGCCGGCGCGATCATGGAAGGATGGAACCAATGATGCGCATCGGCCACGGCTACGACGTTCACGCGTTCGCTGCCGGCCGCAGGCTGGTCCTCGGCGGCGTAAAGATTCCCTATGAAAAGGGATTGCTCGGTCATTCGGACGCGGATGTCCTGTGTCACGCCCTCAGCGATGCGCTGTTGGGCGCTGCGGCGCTGGGCGACATCGGCCTCCATTTTCCGGATACTGATCCGGCTTTCCACCAGGCGGACAGTCTGCGGCTTTTGCAGCAGGTGGTTGGACTGCTTGGCCAAAAGGGGTATCGCGTGACCAATGTGGATGTTACTTTGATCCTACAGCGTCCGAAA belongs to bacterium and includes:
- a CDS encoding 2-C-methyl-D-erythritol 2,4-cyclodiphosphate synthase → MRIGHGYDVHAFAAGRRLVLGGVKIPYEKGLLGHSDADVLCHALSDALLGAAALGDIGLHFPDTDPAFHQADSLRLLQQVVGLLGQKGYRVTNVDVTLILQRPKIAPHVPAMRRNLAQALQVAVDAVSIKATTTEELGWEGRGEGVAAHAVALIEMDGR